The Parachlamydia acanthamoebae genome has a window encoding:
- a CDS encoding amino acid permease, producing MSQTRDIIRGTLLIAGTSVGGGMLALPVLTSLGGFLPSLVIYLLCWLFMACTGLLFLEISLWMGKESNIVSMAEQTLGLPGKIVAWIVYLFLFYCLTVAYIVGCGDLVVNLFPHSISEWQGSLLFVICFAPIVFAGAHVVSRVNSYLMLGLAIFFCAFVVIGVPFVDPQNLRERNWTLALIGLPVSFTAFAYQGIIPTLVHYMSFDTKRIRFSILFGSAIPFIAYIIWQWLILGIVPTYGPGGLAEALQNGDTAVQPLKYFIDHPSVYIVGQCFAFFALVTSFFGVTLGLLDFLADGLKIEKTAMGKFFICLLIFIPPLAIAFTFPHIFLTALEYAGGFGCAILLGLLPILMVWSGRYRLGLKGPYALWGGRLLLSVLFLFVIFEIIVGLTLTFQKLIS from the coding sequence ATGAGCCAAACTAGAGATATCATTCGCGGAACACTGCTAATTGCTGGGACCTCAGTCGGAGGTGGAATGCTGGCACTTCCCGTTTTAACCAGCCTTGGGGGATTTCTTCCTTCTTTGGTCATTTATCTACTTTGTTGGCTTTTTATGGCTTGCACCGGCCTTCTCTTTTTGGAAATCTCTCTTTGGATGGGTAAGGAATCGAATATCGTTTCCATGGCAGAACAAACCCTAGGCTTACCTGGAAAAATTGTCGCCTGGATTGTCTATTTGTTCCTTTTTTACTGTTTAACAGTCGCTTACATTGTGGGCTGTGGAGATTTAGTCGTCAATTTATTCCCGCACTCGATTTCTGAATGGCAGGGTTCTTTGCTATTTGTAATTTGTTTTGCACCAATTGTTTTTGCGGGAGCCCATGTTGTCAGCAGGGTCAATAGCTATCTCATGCTGGGACTTGCCATTTTTTTCTGTGCCTTTGTTGTCATTGGCGTCCCGTTTGTGGATCCTCAAAATTTAAGAGAGCGTAATTGGACGCTAGCACTGATTGGGCTTCCCGTTTCGTTTACAGCCTTTGCTTACCAAGGGATTATTCCTACGCTCGTGCACTACATGTCTTTTGATACCAAACGGATTCGATTTTCCATTTTGTTTGGTAGCGCAATTCCTTTCATTGCCTACATCATTTGGCAGTGGCTAATTTTGGGAATTGTGCCGACTTATGGTCCTGGTGGTTTGGCAGAAGCCCTCCAGAATGGAGATACGGCGGTGCAACCTCTTAAATACTTTATTGATCACCCCTCTGTCTATATTGTGGGACAGTGTTTTGCTTTTTTTGCGCTTGTGACCTCTTTTTTTGGGGTTACCCTAGGATTACTCGACTTTTTGGCGGATGGCCTCAAAATTGAAAAAACAGCGATGGGCAAGTTTTTTATTTGCCTACTCATTTTTATTCCTCCTCTTGCAATTGCCTTTACTTTTCCGCATATTTTTTTAACGGCATTAGAGTATGCAGGAGGATTTGGATGTGCTATTTTATTAGGCTTATTACCGATTTTAATGGTATGGTCTGGACGTTACCGTTTGGGTTTAAAGGGCCCATATGCTTTGTGGGGAGGAAGACTTTTGTTGAGCGTTCTCTTCCTGTTTGTTATATTTGAAATCATAGTAGGATTGACTTTGACTTTTCAGAAATTAATCAGCTAA
- the lpxB gene encoding lipid-A-disaccharide synthase: MNAKQKSIFLFAGEQSGDLHGQNLLQHLQQKLPDYTFSGVGGPLMRPFFTSSVLRMEDFEVMGFSDVLRSLPKLTRQFYQVRNAILDTLPEAVILIDYPGFNLRLAKALRKKGYKGKIVQYICPSVWAWGKGRIEHMANTLDLLLSIVPFEKQLFSHTPLRVEYIGNPLLTSIQSYSYHQDWMELLGIKPANQLIALFPGSRKGEIQRNLPIQLKAAQLMKREDRTFAISCAHPEIIPVMQSILEETDLKLHQDVFLVPKAYTYELMKDSHAAIAKSGTVTLELALHQRPSTVIYQLTALNRFIAKYILRLNLPYYSIANILAQKQLFPELIATGLTPKNVHAKMEDLADPESNNRQTCIQQCQDLVPFLSQKNNPCEQATQALLEMLGR; the protein is encoded by the coding sequence ATGAACGCAAAACAAAAATCTATTTTTCTTTTTGCTGGAGAACAAAGCGGCGACCTGCATGGTCAAAATCTGCTGCAGCATTTGCAACAAAAGCTACCCGATTATACTTTCTCAGGAGTCGGCGGACCATTAATGCGTCCTTTTTTCACCTCTTCCGTTTTGCGCATGGAAGATTTTGAGGTGATGGGTTTTTCAGATGTTTTACGTTCCCTTCCCAAGCTAACTCGTCAGTTCTATCAAGTACGAAATGCCATTCTCGACACACTGCCAGAAGCTGTCATTCTCATTGATTATCCTGGATTTAATCTAAGACTAGCTAAAGCCTTAAGAAAAAAAGGATACAAAGGTAAAATCGTCCAATATATTTGCCCAAGCGTGTGGGCCTGGGGAAAAGGGCGCATTGAGCATATGGCAAACACCTTAGATTTGCTGCTCTCGATTGTGCCCTTTGAAAAACAACTTTTTTCACACACCCCTCTACGTGTGGAATACATTGGAAATCCACTCCTTACCTCTATTCAGAGCTATTCTTATCATCAGGATTGGATGGAGCTTTTGGGTATCAAGCCCGCGAATCAATTGATTGCTCTATTTCCTGGAAGCCGCAAAGGGGAAATTCAACGCAATTTACCCATCCAGTTAAAAGCTGCTCAGCTGATGAAAAGAGAGGATCGCACATTTGCCATCTCTTGTGCACACCCTGAAATTATTCCTGTCATGCAAAGCATCCTTGAAGAGACAGACTTAAAATTGCACCAAGATGTTTTTCTTGTCCCCAAAGCGTATACTTACGAATTGATGAAGGACAGCCACGCCGCTATTGCGAAATCAGGAACTGTGACATTAGAATTGGCTCTCCATCAAAGGCCGTCGACAGTGATCTATCAACTGACGGCACTCAATCGCTTCATCGCTAAATATATTCTTCGATTGAATCTCCCCTACTATTCCATCGCCAACATTCTCGCTCAAAAACAGCTTTTCCCAGAGCTGATTGCGACTGGTCTTACACCTAAAAATGTACATGCCAAAATGGAAGATCTAGCTGATCCAGAGTCCAACAATCGCCAAACCTGCATCCAACAATGTCAAGACTTGGTCCCCTTTCTTTCGCAAAAAAACAATCCCTGTGAACAAGCCACTCAAGCGCTCTTGGAGATGCTAGGTAGATGA
- the pcnB gene encoding polynucleotide adenylyltransferase PcnB, translated as MQPKTYIASEHEIDHAMIDSDALYVLQRLRDAGYTAYLVGGSVRDLLIKQTPKDYDISTSAKPEEIKQLFQKSCLLIGRRFRLAHIRFKHKIIEVSTFRSGDNEGDLILQDNQWGSPEEDVLRRDFTINGLFYDPANHSIIDFVGGWEDIKHKLLRTIGDPAIRFKQDPVRMIRLLKFRARFGFEIDADSKKALVQCRKEIMKSSPARVLEEIFRILESGSAASFFHLMAKGGILELLFPLLTQFLATPAGEQIYRHLKTVDYINQNAGKNLLERAVLSACLIFPILQQEVKKQYLDDGRTPHMGEIMMLTSSIIKEVVTSSFTHFPRRLSSTMAFVLAMQYRLTPLSGKRHCNPKLMRNKEFIYALKFLKVRSLMDKSLEETYTHSKNLWKQQVKHGYKRTHPVTSSHMHSSKKGSHHAQSS; from the coding sequence GTGCAACCAAAAACCTATATTGCAAGCGAGCATGAAATTGATCATGCGATGATTGATTCCGATGCTCTTTATGTTCTTCAAAGATTAAGAGATGCGGGATACACTGCTTACCTCGTTGGGGGAAGTGTTCGAGATTTACTCATTAAGCAAACTCCTAAAGATTACGATATTTCAACTTCTGCTAAACCAGAAGAAATTAAGCAGCTTTTCCAAAAAAGCTGCCTCTTAATCGGACGACGCTTTCGTTTAGCTCACATTCGCTTTAAGCATAAAATCATTGAAGTTTCGACTTTCCGTTCTGGTGACAATGAAGGGGATTTAATCCTTCAGGATAACCAATGGGGTTCTCCGGAAGAAGATGTTTTACGTCGAGATTTTACGATTAACGGCCTATTTTACGATCCCGCTAACCACTCGATCATTGATTTCGTGGGTGGTTGGGAAGATATTAAACATAAACTTTTGCGCACGATTGGTGATCCGGCCATCCGGTTTAAGCAGGATCCCGTTCGCATGATTCGATTGCTCAAGTTCCGCGCTCGATTCGGCTTTGAAATTGATGCCGACTCCAAAAAAGCGCTTGTTCAATGTCGCAAAGAAATCATGAAAAGTTCGCCCGCAAGAGTTTTGGAAGAAATTTTTAGAATATTAGAATCAGGTTCTGCGGCCTCATTTTTTCATTTGATGGCAAAGGGAGGAATCCTTGAGCTTTTATTTCCTCTTTTAACCCAATTTTTAGCGACGCCTGCAGGCGAACAGATTTATCGGCATTTAAAAACGGTCGATTATATCAACCAGAATGCTGGCAAAAACCTGCTTGAAAGGGCTGTCTTAAGCGCCTGTTTGATTTTTCCTATTTTACAACAGGAAGTCAAAAAGCAGTATCTCGATGACGGGAGAACGCCACATATGGGAGAGATTATGATGCTCACTTCCTCGATTATAAAGGAAGTCGTCACCTCTTCTTTTACCCATTTTCCCCGCCGTTTGAGCTCTACAATGGCATTTGTGCTGGCCATGCAATATCGCTTAACGCCCCTTTCAGGGAAAAGACATTGCAACCCTAAGTTGATGCGAAACAAAGAATTCATCTATGCCTTAAAATTTTTGAAGGTGCGTTCTTTAATGGATAAGTCTCTTGAAGAGACCTACACCCATTCCAAAAACCTTTGGAAACAGCAGGTTAAACATGGCTACAAGCGGACTCATCCGGTGACTTCTAGCCATATGCATTCTTCTAAAAAAGGTTCGCATCATGCCCAATCCTCATAA
- a CDS encoding alpha/beta hydrolase family protein, producing MPNPHKKQVLIAPSGMEVSFRGPSLEEGPLPSVFYFALSKKDTLFVDPYNKPSTVWDALGIRVFAVDLPGHGDGFENREAMHYWAQALSQDPFFLEKFVASCGEIVDYLIEKNYTSSGAIGAAGLSRGGFIATQLAAQNTHVSSVLGFAPLTQLSCLTEYQEHAVIPFPQHHLDTLAHLLIDKNIRYYIGNRDLRVSTDACFQCIRTIADAAFEHGRRSPTAELVLFPSIGHKGHGTPPYIFEEGARWLAEKLTN from the coding sequence ATGCCCAATCCTCATAAGAAGCAGGTTTTGATTGCTCCTTCTGGAATGGAAGTTTCTTTTCGTGGCCCCTCTCTTGAAGAGGGGCCTTTGCCTTCCGTTTTCTATTTCGCACTTTCTAAAAAGGATACCCTTTTTGTCGATCCTTACAATAAGCCCTCTACCGTATGGGATGCTCTTGGCATCCGTGTTTTTGCTGTCGATTTGCCAGGGCATGGAGATGGATTTGAAAATAGAGAAGCCATGCATTACTGGGCTCAAGCCTTAAGCCAGGATCCTTTTTTTCTCGAAAAATTTGTAGCTTCTTGTGGTGAGATTGTCGATTACCTGATTGAGAAAAATTATACCTCATCTGGAGCGATAGGGGCAGCAGGACTCTCGCGAGGAGGATTCATCGCAACCCAACTGGCTGCTCAAAATACACATGTTTCTTCTGTTTTAGGATTTGCCCCATTGACTCAGCTTAGTTGCTTAACTGAATATCAAGAACACGCTGTTATCCCTTTCCCCCAGCATCATTTGGATACCCTCGCCCATTTGTTAATCGATAAAAATATCCGTTATTATATTGGCAATCGAGATCTTCGGGTTAGCACAGATGCCTGCTTTCAATGCATTCGCACCATTGCTGATGCAGCTTTTGAACATGGCAGGCGCTCCCCCACTGCAGAACTTGTACTTTTTCCTTCAATTGGACATAAAGGACATGGAACTCCACCTTATATCTTTGAAGAGGGAGCTCGTTGGCTAGCGGAAAAGCTAACAAACTGA
- a CDS encoding GNAT family N-acetyltransferase, with protein MEKNYINLLDESFPGIRDVIIRRKALGFSWEASKLFIKQEQGNILSHVALLECPMLIEGKWHKIGVLHGICTHSAHRGCGLAMELIREALQWAKGRYEIAQGL; from the coding sequence ATGGAAAAAAATTATATCAATCTTTTAGACGAATCATTTCCGGGAATTAGAGACGTGATTATCCGTCGCAAAGCTCTTGGATTTTCCTGGGAGGCAAGTAAGCTCTTTATCAAGCAAGAACAAGGAAACATTTTGTCCCATGTCGCCCTTTTGGAATGTCCGATGCTTATCGAAGGGAAATGGCATAAAATAGGTGTCCTGCATGGGATTTGTACACATTCAGCTCATCGAGGCTGTGGATTAGCCATGGAATTGATTCGAGAAGCCCTTCAATGGGCGAAAGGTCGTTATGAAATAGCCCAAGGACTTTGA
- a CDS encoding lysophospholipid acyltransferase family protein: MIRAIYQRFKKKSLPYIFAYIGKAIVRFLVYTCRFKVEGVEQFVQMGSSRPCIVMLWHNRLALCAEIVSQFAPQFMYAAFVSNSRDGEPLAILAESYPCGTTIRVPHTGRHEALKKMIERLKQGKEVMLITPDGPRGPRYEVKPGIALAAQQTGAAVFPMSWSATRFWQFNTWDRLILPKPFSTISVIFGSPVELEQQNSPLEESTKTLENALKGIDFKACTSLFTNPAEWPN; the protein is encoded by the coding sequence ATGATCCGTGCGATTTATCAAAGGTTCAAGAAAAAAAGTCTTCCTTATATCTTCGCTTACATAGGCAAAGCCATCGTGCGATTTCTGGTGTACACATGCCGATTTAAAGTCGAAGGAGTGGAGCAATTTGTTCAAATGGGTTCCAGCCGCCCTTGTATTGTCATGTTGTGGCATAACCGTTTGGCATTATGTGCGGAAATTGTTTCTCAATTTGCCCCACAGTTTATGTATGCAGCCTTTGTCAGCAACAGTCGCGATGGAGAACCTCTTGCCATTCTGGCTGAAAGCTACCCTTGTGGGACAACAATACGCGTTCCCCACACAGGTCGACACGAAGCCTTAAAAAAGATGATTGAGCGCCTGAAGCAAGGCAAAGAAGTGATGCTTATTACCCCGGATGGCCCCCGAGGGCCTCGCTACGAAGTGAAACCTGGAATAGCACTTGCGGCCCAACAAACCGGAGCGGCAGTATTTCCGATGAGCTGGTCAGCCACCCGCTTTTGGCAATTTAATACATGGGATCGTTTGATTCTGCCAAAACCTTTTTCGACCATCTCAGTGATCTTTGGATCACCTGTCGAACTCGAACAACAAAATTCGCCTCTTGAAGAAAGCACAAAAACGCTAGAAAATGCCTTAAAAGGGATTGATTTCAAGGCTTGCACTTCATTGTTTACGAATCCTGCTGAATGGCCTAATTAA
- a CDS encoding glycosyltransferase family 2 protein, whose protein sequence is MKHPYYSIVIPLKDEEDNIIPLIAEVESVMEKLEQPWELICVEDGSQDKTPDILKALAQEKPYLRALIFTQNFGQSSAFDAGFKAARGEFVITLDGDRQNDPSDIPRLLEAAKEYDLVCGIRTKRKDNWVKRITSRIANFVRSRLCQDGVQDTGCSLKVYRTTCLKQIKMFHGMHRFLPALFRMEGFRITQVPVNHRERTQGTTKYNFFNRSFNTVADMLAVRWMTQRKLNYTIEKELP, encoded by the coding sequence ATGAAGCATCCATATTACTCCATCGTGATTCCTTTAAAAGATGAAGAAGACAACATCATCCCATTAATCGCTGAAGTTGAATCAGTGATGGAAAAACTAGAACAGCCCTGGGAATTGATTTGCGTCGAAGATGGTTCGCAAGACAAAACGCCAGATATTTTAAAAGCTTTAGCGCAAGAAAAACCGTATTTACGCGCGCTTATCTTCACGCAAAATTTTGGACAATCGAGTGCATTTGATGCTGGTTTTAAAGCTGCACGAGGAGAGTTTGTGATCACATTGGATGGAGATCGACAAAACGACCCGAGTGATATCCCTCGCCTTTTAGAAGCCGCCAAAGAATATGATTTAGTTTGCGGTATCCGTACGAAACGGAAAGATAATTGGGTGAAAAGAATCACCTCTCGCATTGCCAACTTTGTGCGTAGTCGTTTATGCCAAGATGGCGTGCAAGACACCGGATGTTCCCTCAAAGTCTATCGTACGACTTGCCTTAAACAAATTAAAATGTTTCATGGCATGCATCGTTTTTTACCCGCTTTATTTCGGATGGAAGGATTCCGCATTACTCAAGTGCCCGTCAACCACCGCGAACGCACGCAAGGTACAACCAAATACAATTTCTTCAACCGCTCCTTCAATACCGTGGCAGATATGCTAGCAGTGCGTTGGATGACACAGCGTAAATTGAATTATACGATTGAAAAAGAGCTGCCATGA
- a CDS encoding DEAD/DEAH box helicase yields MVELPEFLKFYQQSAEIAWKNHAIRDLEFSGPTYQVQVKDPHTKRKEWAFLQLDEKGQIKDCFCSCMGEEENPGCLHLSVAFLGIYGKHHEPLHQRFERSLWNQLCRGCAMQVGYSSDVMTKVDDTLYVGSKDADVWVKLEFLSAEVQTRWHQILDSPLDETEETSLKFSNLTQEELMQWRSGQPSLGLSYVLSFWSDLAKWLMEMQELERSYTIDFQGITGEIPGGISIQFQEVHLYFKLSKDILELIIPALNTVHSPLKVFSLPEEAIDQIEFDDQKGTMEIHIAENGSWIKKNGIHFHEWMYFPSEGFYALTPAHLFPAKKLHGEQIAQALDNHHAFIKSRLKKVQLEATPHPLSYTFQFDTHWNLHIEAHLFERGDLSKSGSWIFGDWIFLKAQGFSRIEGKFFEEMHVVVAKNDMNDFVSQYRVWLNMQPGFEVHLTGKEPRLGYILDDDNRLHFFKSVEGEKGVIRGCDFGAWVYLEAEGFYPKAEASALIAAHPGLSISAEQLPLFIRMNQDELHLIPRFFSDSCPVAKCGLEISVNDDQEVMISPKYEYTKGYQPENVRIFEGFSFVEGEGFYELTGERFLPEKYRFPFVVESKRQAEFFSEEWESVKKYAWTIDPKLGVPRYQSLVILNLIKKEVLERGWYVLKLAYQTDKGMVDIPTFWRALKNNQRYLFTDAGRFDLLEKRYEWLRIFDKKRIDLRSRSMAMTALELIRLQILEDVNLSHLDKASLSVLQELLYFHPREFPDLPQLKCQLRSYQQVGVLWLWFLYQHHLSGFICDDMGLGKTHQAMALMAMIQESLAKQKNKIQAKFLIICPTSVIYHWQEKMAIFLPSAKVFTFYGSGRRLEDFDEQYEVMLTSYGVWRNEQKVLTKVSFTVVFFDEVQIAKNHTSQIYSSLMHVKAEMRIGLTGTPIENHLRELKALFDIVVPTYMPNDASFREFFIKPIENQGSVERKQLLSRFVKPFIIRRKKEDVLLDLPEKTEEISHCTLVDDQKHLYVEVLERSREKILQVLHDRTIAIPYMHIFALLSSLKQICNHPAAFLKTPEEYQDYSSGKWDLFKELLDEARESSQKVVVFSQYLGMLDIFELYLQQNGIEYATIRGSTVDRRAPIKRFNQDPNCEIFVGSLRAAGLGIDLTAASVVIHYDRWWNAARENQATDRVHRMGQTRGVQVFKLVTLGTIEERIDQLISQKGQLLEDVVGVDEQQVLKQFNREELIQLLQFIDLG; encoded by the coding sequence ATGGTTGAACTTCCAGAGTTTTTAAAGTTCTACCAGCAAAGTGCGGAAATCGCATGGAAAAATCATGCAATTCGTGATTTAGAATTTTCTGGTCCCACTTACCAAGTTCAGGTAAAAGACCCACATACGAAAAGAAAAGAGTGGGCGTTTTTACAGCTAGATGAAAAAGGGCAGATAAAGGATTGCTTTTGCTCCTGCATGGGAGAAGAAGAAAATCCTGGTTGTTTGCACCTTTCTGTTGCTTTTTTAGGCATTTATGGAAAGCATCACGAGCCTCTACATCAACGTTTTGAACGTTCTTTGTGGAACCAGTTATGCCGCGGATGTGCCATGCAAGTGGGCTACTCCTCAGATGTGATGACGAAGGTTGACGACACCCTTTATGTGGGAAGTAAGGATGCAGATGTTTGGGTAAAACTCGAATTTCTATCTGCTGAGGTGCAAACGCGTTGGCATCAAATTTTGGATTCTCCCCTAGATGAAACGGAAGAGACCTCTTTAAAATTTTCCAATCTCACACAAGAGGAGCTCATGCAGTGGAGGTCTGGGCAACCGAGCCTTGGCTTGAGCTATGTACTTTCTTTTTGGAGCGATTTAGCAAAATGGCTGATGGAAATGCAAGAATTAGAGCGTTCATATACCATTGATTTTCAGGGTATTACAGGGGAAATTCCTGGTGGCATTTCGATCCAATTTCAAGAAGTGCACCTATACTTTAAACTATCCAAAGATATCCTAGAGCTCATTATTCCTGCGTTAAATACTGTCCACTCTCCTTTAAAAGTGTTTTCTCTTCCCGAAGAGGCCATCGATCAAATTGAATTTGACGATCAAAAAGGAACTATGGAAATCCACATTGCCGAAAACGGCTCTTGGATTAAAAAAAATGGGATCCATTTTCATGAATGGATGTATTTTCCATCCGAAGGATTTTATGCTTTAACTCCTGCTCATCTTTTTCCTGCCAAAAAATTGCACGGAGAACAAATCGCTCAGGCTTTGGATAACCATCATGCTTTTATTAAATCTCGTTTGAAGAAGGTTCAATTAGAAGCAACCCCGCATCCCCTTTCCTATACATTTCAATTTGATACACACTGGAATTTGCACATTGAAGCGCATTTATTTGAGCGTGGAGATCTCTCTAAATCGGGATCCTGGATTTTTGGCGATTGGATATTTCTCAAAGCACAGGGCTTTTCCCGCATTGAAGGGAAGTTTTTTGAGGAAATGCACGTCGTTGTGGCAAAAAATGATATGAATGATTTTGTGAGTCAATATCGTGTATGGCTCAATATGCAACCAGGTTTTGAAGTCCATTTAACGGGCAAAGAGCCTCGTTTGGGCTATATTTTGGATGATGATAATCGCCTGCATTTTTTTAAATCGGTAGAGGGAGAGAAAGGGGTAATTAGAGGGTGCGATTTCGGGGCCTGGGTCTATTTGGAAGCTGAAGGCTTTTATCCCAAAGCTGAAGCGAGTGCTCTTATTGCCGCCCATCCAGGTTTATCGATTTCGGCCGAGCAGCTCCCTTTGTTTATCCGAATGAATCAAGATGAATTGCATCTGATCCCACGATTTTTTAGTGACAGTTGTCCTGTTGCCAAATGTGGCCTGGAAATTTCGGTCAATGACGATCAAGAAGTTATGATCAGTCCCAAATATGAATATACCAAGGGATATCAGCCTGAAAATGTGCGTATTTTTGAAGGCTTTTCCTTTGTAGAAGGAGAAGGCTTTTACGAATTAACGGGTGAACGTTTTCTGCCTGAAAAATACCGTTTCCCATTTGTCGTTGAATCCAAAAGACAAGCTGAATTTTTTTCAGAAGAATGGGAAAGCGTAAAAAAATATGCCTGGACAATTGATCCTAAGCTTGGGGTGCCTCGTTATCAAAGTTTAGTCATCCTAAATCTCATCAAAAAAGAGGTTCTGGAGCGAGGATGGTATGTTCTTAAATTGGCATATCAAACAGATAAGGGGATGGTTGATATTCCCACATTTTGGCGCGCCCTTAAAAATAACCAGCGTTATCTTTTTACAGATGCAGGCCGTTTTGACCTACTGGAAAAAAGGTATGAATGGCTGCGTATATTTGATAAAAAGCGGATCGATCTGCGTTCAAGAAGCATGGCAATGACTGCTTTGGAGCTGATTCGGCTGCAAATTTTGGAAGATGTGAATTTAAGTCATCTCGATAAAGCTTCGTTAAGCGTTTTGCAAGAGCTACTTTATTTTCATCCTCGAGAATTTCCCGATCTTCCCCAACTGAAATGCCAGCTGCGATCCTACCAGCAAGTGGGCGTTTTGTGGTTGTGGTTTTTGTATCAACACCATCTTTCAGGATTTATTTGCGATGATATGGGCTTGGGTAAAACTCACCAAGCCATGGCTTTAATGGCTATGATCCAGGAATCACTAGCTAAACAAAAAAATAAAATACAGGCCAAATTTCTCATCATTTGCCCCACATCCGTCATCTACCACTGGCAAGAAAAAATGGCGATCTTCTTGCCTTCTGCCAAAGTCTTTACTTTTTATGGAAGTGGAAGACGTTTGGAAGACTTTGATGAGCAGTATGAGGTAATGTTGACTTCCTATGGAGTATGGAGAAATGAACAAAAAGTTTTAACTAAAGTGTCTTTCACCGTCGTTTTTTTTGACGAAGTCCAAATTGCAAAAAATCATACCAGCCAAATCTATTCCTCTTTGATGCATGTAAAAGCCGAAATGCGTATTGGCCTAACCGGAACACCCATCGAAAACCATTTAAGGGAGCTGAAAGCTCTGTTTGATATTGTGGTCCCTACTTACATGCCGAATGATGCTTCCTTTCGGGAATTTTTTATCAAACCGATTGAAAACCAAGGAAGTGTAGAAAGAAAGCAACTGCTTTCTCGTTTTGTAAAGCCATTTATTATTCGAAGAAAGAAAGAAGATGTGCTGCTGGATCTGCCCGAAAAAACAGAAGAAATCTCTCACTGCACTTTGGTGGATGATCAAAAACATTTGTATGTGGAGGTCTTAGAGAGATCCCGAGAAAAAATTCTGCAAGTTTTGCATGATCGCACGATTGCCATCCCATATATGCATATTTTTGCCTTGCTTTCCTCACTCAAGCAAATTTGCAATCACCCCGCGGCCTTTTTAAAAACACCTGAAGAATATCAAGATTATTCCTCTGGTAAGTGGGATCTCTTTAAAGAATTGCTAGATGAAGCGCGAGAAAGCTCGCAGAAGGTTGTGGTTTTTTCTCAATATTTGGGTATGCTCGATATTTTTGAGTTGTATTTGCAACAAAATGGGATTGAATACGCCACTATTCGCGGTTCAACCGTCGATCGAAGGGCTCCCATCAAACGCTTTAATCAGGATCCCAACTGCGAGATTTTTGTCGGTTCATTGCGTGCAGCTGGATTGGGAATTGATTTAACCGCTGCATCTGTAGTTATCCACTATGACCGCTGGTGGAATGCAGCGCGTGAAAATCAAGCCACTGACCGGGTGCATCGGATGGGACAAACACGCGGAGTCCAAGTTTTTAAATTGGTTACTTTAGGAACGATAGAAGAGAGAATCGATCAGTTAATTTCGCAAAAAGGGCAGTTATTGGAGGATGTTGTAGGGGTAGATGAACAGCAAGTGTTAAAACAATTCAATCGAGAAGAATTGATTCAACTTTTACAGTTCATCGATTTAGGTTAA
- a CDS encoding lipid-A-disaccharide synthase N-terminal domain-containing protein: MSDNWREGLYILGFLPHALFTGRALLQWMISEKEKKSLVTPTFWKLSLAGNLFLLVHAFIQMQYHVCVIQAANAVVSWRNLNLMKPQTDQAAFRTVVLLFMFSICSVTLGFYGQAHFLETSNWFRIPSSPWHQGEETSFFWHCLGTIGLALFASRFWIQWWCAEKHKKSYLGPLFWWLSAVGECLSLVYFLRIFDPVHFIGPAFGLIPAIRNLMLIAQAKKPLQVKQEA; the protein is encoded by the coding sequence ATGAGTGACAATTGGCGTGAAGGATTATACATTTTAGGCTTTCTCCCCCACGCGTTGTTTACAGGGCGCGCGCTTTTGCAGTGGATGATCAGTGAAAAAGAAAAGAAGAGTTTGGTCACTCCAACTTTTTGGAAACTTTCTTTAGCCGGAAATCTGTTCTTGCTAGTGCATGCTTTTATTCAAATGCAGTATCATGTCTGTGTGATTCAAGCCGCGAATGCTGTGGTTTCTTGGCGCAATTTAAATTTAATGAAACCACAAACAGATCAAGCAGCATTTCGCACAGTAGTCCTGCTCTTTATGTTTAGCATTTGCAGCGTGACTTTGGGCTTTTATGGGCAAGCGCACTTCCTGGAAACCTCCAATTGGTTTCGGATCCCCTCTTCTCCCTGGCACCAAGGTGAAGAAACGAGCTTTTTTTGGCATTGCTTAGGCACAATTGGCCTGGCCCTATTCGCTAGCCGTTTCTGGATTCAATGGTGGTGTGCAGAAAAACACAAAAAAAGTTATTTAGGACCCTTATTCTGGTGGTTAAGTGCTGTTGGTGAATGCTTGAGTCTCGTTTACTTTTTACGCATTTTTGACCCTGTGCACTTTATTGGCCCAGCCTTTGGATTAATCCCTGCAATCCGCAATTTGATGTTGATTGCACAAGCAAAAAAACCTCTACAGGTAAAGCAGGAAGCATGA